A genomic stretch from Candidatus Flexicrinis proximus includes:
- a CDS encoding DUF2142 domain-containing protein, whose translation MFKTIRLNPIQSMRLLVALFVGLSAQFVFLTPIFEAPDEPYHFTFAHQISNRWRLPNQKTTEGPAKQEASQPPLFYGVAAVLITPFSREGLQALREPNPHANTGAPDALINRNYVVQHEPYPIRFDPPRAAIYAVRLLNVVWGAVTVWAVWKTARAAAPDVPGIALLACGLTALNPQFAFISGAVNNDAMTAMWGSLILWQTLVMLREGFTTRRSVLIAILVALATLTKVSGLLFGITVAAAAIWRHFRERDWRGFLILALSGVVFWALIAGWWYARNLQLYGDFTGTSTMLRWVGQRPPVGFGSLLKELGSLTISYWSIFGWFNVLAPRLVYTVIDVLVIASAAGIGIGLWRLRRDRSQLVPWLVLALTFIMGLTALTAWTITTYGTQGRLLFPYIAAISALIAFGLTTLRVPGRMILAVLGVYAYSVPLTLIVPLYDPHEVLDTLPGGSIPFAASWDGQIEVVGHDVLEGTFQQGDLVPVTLYWTPIRTSETDYSLFLHLLTPDATIVGQVDSYPSGGLRRTSLWYAGQVYPDTYQIRITEPLPPGTLLRLEMGWYDARTGERLPAYDGMGEPAPSVIIPAGRAAP comes from the coding sequence ATGTTCAAAACAATTCGACTCAATCCGATCCAATCGATGCGACTGCTGGTCGCGTTGTTCGTTGGGTTATCGGCACAGTTTGTCTTCCTGACGCCGATTTTTGAAGCCCCCGACGAGCCGTATCACTTCACTTTTGCCCATCAGATTTCCAACCGGTGGCGGCTGCCAAACCAGAAGACGACCGAAGGCCCGGCAAAGCAGGAAGCCAGCCAACCGCCGCTTTTTTACGGAGTCGCGGCGGTACTGATCACTCCCTTTAGCCGCGAAGGACTTCAAGCGCTCCGCGAGCCTAATCCACACGCCAACACGGGCGCACCTGACGCGCTGATCAACCGTAATTACGTCGTACAACACGAACCCTACCCAATTCGCTTCGACCCACCGCGCGCGGCAATTTATGCTGTGCGGCTGCTGAACGTCGTCTGGGGCGCGGTCACGGTATGGGCCGTCTGGAAGACCGCACGTGCCGCGGCGCCTGATGTGCCGGGGATAGCCCTGCTGGCGTGCGGGCTGACTGCCTTGAATCCGCAGTTCGCATTCATCAGCGGCGCCGTGAACAACGACGCGATGACCGCCATGTGGGGCAGCTTGATTCTGTGGCAAACGCTTGTGATGCTGCGCGAAGGATTCACGACCAGACGCAGCGTTTTGATCGCGATCCTGGTCGCGCTGGCGACCCTGACGAAAGTCAGCGGCCTGCTGTTCGGCATCACCGTTGCGGCAGCAGCGATATGGAGACACTTCCGGGAACGGGATTGGCGCGGGTTCCTGATCCTGGCGCTGTCCGGAGTTGTCTTTTGGGCGCTGATCGCCGGGTGGTGGTACGCGCGGAATCTGCAGCTCTACGGCGATTTCACCGGGACCAGCACGATGCTGCGATGGGTCGGTCAAAGGCCGCCAGTAGGATTTGGTTCACTGCTAAAGGAACTCGGCTCGCTGACAATCAGTTACTGGTCGATTTTTGGCTGGTTCAACGTCCTTGCACCACGCCTCGTCTATACGGTCATCGACGTTCTGGTGATCGCGTCGGCGGCCGGGATTGGCATCGGGTTGTGGCGGTTACGACGCGACCGCTCCCAACTTGTTCCGTGGCTGGTTCTGGCATTGACCTTCATTATGGGGCTGACAGCGCTGACTGCCTGGACCATTACGACCTACGGCACGCAGGGACGTCTGCTCTTTCCCTATATCGCGGCGATCAGCGCGTTGATCGCATTCGGTCTGACAACGCTGCGCGTGCCGGGACGGATGATATTGGCAGTGCTGGGGGTATATGCCTACAGTGTGCCGCTGACCTTAATCGTGCCACTGTATGATCCGCACGAAGTCCTGGACACCCTGCCCGGGGGTTCTATCCCGTTTGCGGCATCCTGGGACGGACAGATTGAAGTTGTCGGCCATGACGTGCTTGAGGGCACCTTTCAGCAAGGAGATCTGGTCCCGGTAACGCTCTACTGGACCCCTATCAGAACAAGCGAGACGGATTACAGCTTGTTCCTGCACCTCCTCACGCCGGACGCGACGATTGTCGGGCAAGTTGACAGCTATCCATCAGGTGGGCTTCGCCGTACGTCGCTGTGGTATGCCGGCCAGGTCTATCCCGATACCTATCAGATTCGAATCACAGAGCCGCTGCCGCCTGGCACCCTGCTCAGACTCGAGATGGGATGGTATGACGCCCGTACAGGCGAGCGGCTGCCCGCCTATGACGGAATGGGAGAACCCGCCCCCTCGGTTATCATTCCCGCCGGTCGCGCGGCACCCTGA